The following nucleotide sequence is from Halobacillus mangrovi.
CATTGTCTGTTTCCCTTCAATCGTCAAAGATTCTGTCAAATGGATTATTCGCCGATCGATAGCCACAGGAATAGAATTGATATGATGTAATTCATCATCCGCTTCCGGTTCACCTATTGCCATGCCAATGTCAGGTTCACCACAGCCGTACCCTGCAAAAAATAATCGTAAACAGCCGGCAGTTTCTTCTTCTAATATCGGATTCAGCAAATCACGAGCTTGATCAGTGATTTTCATATTTTTCTCTCCTTCGACTCTAAAATACCACATTTTACGGCTTAACATAAGTCATAAACCTTTTTTCTCAGTAGCTATCCTTCCCAATATAAAAAAGATTTTTACCTATTAAAAAAGCCTCCGGAATGATTTCCGGAGGCTTCGTTTTAACTTTTATACAGC
It contains:
- a CDS encoding iron-sulfur cluster assembly accessory protein → MKITDQARDLLNPILEEETAGCLRLFFAGYGCGEPDIGMAIGEPEADDELHHINSIPVAIDRRIIHLTESLTIEGKQTMEGPKFQMLGLPEKDC